In Nicotiana tabacum cultivar K326 chromosome 21, ASM71507v2, whole genome shotgun sequence, one DNA window encodes the following:
- the LOC107774685 gene encoding protein SAR DEFICIENT 4-like, whose amino-acid sequence MTPPPVFISSAALPTLLSHKSLIDHLQFSLPTFTSTTQSHLRHAHQTSPSTSLLLMPSWSLSPSLPYIGVKLVTYHPNNSTQNLPGVHASYVLFNSITGQTLATMDATELTVYRTACISALASNFLSRQDSETLLMIGAGTLAPHLIKAHLTVRPNLKKVIVWNRTADKAKRVIEKLLSEGGFEGVSFESNGCLEEVVELGDIVSCATNSETPLVKGEKLKEGAHLDLVGSFKHSMRECDDEALKRGKVFVDNEAALVEAGELVGAFERGVITRDEIAGNLLELIKGEKNGRTTAEEITVFKSVGSAVVDLLTAQLAYETYMKSC is encoded by the coding sequence AATTTTCCCTCCCCACCTTCACTTCCACCACTCAATCCCATCTTCGCCATGCCCACCAAACAAGCCCTTCCACTTCTCTCCTCCTTATGCCTTCTTGGTCTCTTTCCCCTTCACTTCCCTATATTGGTGTCAAGCTAGTCACTTATCACCCCAACAATTCCACCCAAAATTTACCTGGGGTTCACGCAAGTTATGTTCTTTTTAATTCCATCACTGGACAAACCTTAGCCACTATGGATGCCACTGAACTCACTGTCTACCGAACTGCTTGCATCTCAGCTTTAGCTTCTAACTTCTTATCAAGACAAGATTCTGAAACCCTTTTGATGATTGGTGCTGGTACTTTAGCACCACACTTGATCAAGGCACATCTAACAGTTAGGCCAAATTTGAAGAAAGTGATAGTATGGAACAGAACTGCTGATAAGGCAAAAAGGGTGATTGAAAAATTGCTAAGTGAAGGTGGATTTGAAGGGGTGAGTTTTGAGAGTAATGGGTGTCTTGAGGAAGTTGTGGAGTTGGGAGATATAGTGAGTTGTGCAACGAATTCGGAGACGCCATTGGTGAAGGGGGAGAAGCTTAAAGAAGGGGCGCATTTGGATTTGGTTGGATCATTTAAGCATTCGATGAGAGAGTGCGATGATGAAGCGTTGAAGAGGGGGAAAGTGTTTGTTGATAACGAGGCTGCGTTGGTAGAGGCAGGGGAATTAGTAGGTGCATTTGAGAGAGGGGTTATTACAAGGGATGAGATTGCTGGGAACTTGTTGGAATTGATCAAGGGAGAAAAGAACGGGAGAACAACTGCTGAGGAGATTACTGTGTTTAAATCTGTTGGTTCTGCTGTTGTTGATCTTCTCACTGCTCAATTGGCATATGAGACTTACATGAAAAGTTGTTAG